ACCGCTTTCGACTTATAAGGATGAGAAAATCCCCACAGTAGCAGCCATGCTCAAAGATGATGAAGCGTGCACGCGTTGCGCTCTATGCGCTGAGCGCTGCCCGACTGACGCAATTACGATGGAGGCCTTCCGCTTCCAAGAAGTACTTTCTTACGGCGATTAGGTTAACAGGAGAACCCCATGCAACGAATAAAAGATTTCATAGTCAACTCACGAGTATGGCGGTCATTCTTCCGCCACGGCTGGCCGGACAATCCGCTCGACCGTTCACTGGTAATGACCTCCAATATTTTCTTTCACCTGCATTCGGTGAAAGTTAGCCGCAAAAGTCTGCGGGCAACATATTCGTTTGGTCTTGGCATCATGTCGGCGATTGTGTTCGGCGTGTTGAGCGTCACGGGTATTTTGCTAATGTTCTACTATACGCCGACGGTTGAGCGAGCTTATAGCTACATCATCACCCTGCAAACGTTGGTACCCTTCGGTCAATTGCTGCGCAATCTGCACCGTTGGGGCGCGCACCTGATGGTAATTGTGGTGGTCTTTCACATGGTGCGTGTGTTCTATACAGGCGCCTACAAACCGCCGCGCGAATTCAACTGGGTGGTTGGCGTTGTGCTGCTCTTGCTTACATTGGGCGCCAGTTTCACTGGCTATTTGCTGCCCTGGGACCAGCTCGCCTATTGGGCCATTACTGTCGGCACCAGCGTGGCCGCGTATGAACCGATGATGGGTTCGGTGATTAAG
The DNA window shown above is from Chloroflexota bacterium and carries:
- a CDS encoding DUF4405 domain-containing protein, producing the protein MQRIKDFIVNSRVWRSFFRHGWPDNPLDRSLVMTSNIFFHLHSVKVSRKSLRATYSFGLGIMSAIVFGVLSVTGILLMFYYTPTVERAYSYIITLQTLVPFGQLLRNLHRWGAHLMVIVVVFHMVRVFYTGAYKPPREFNWVVGVVLLLLTLGASFTGYLLPWDQLAYWAITVGTSVAAYEPMMGSVIKATLLGGPEVGQEALTRFYALHIMVIPAGIALLTSLHMWRVRKDGGLAAQDAPDAEIVEE